AGGCGAAGGGCGTCGAGGAGCAGATCCTCAAGAAGAAGAAGCCGACGCTCTATTTCCCGATTCGATCCCTCGCCAACGTGCGCTACCTCGAGAAGGAAGGCTACTTCGAGATCAAGGGCAAGAAGAAGGAGCGCACCCTTACCGTCAACACGGTGAAGACCTTCGCGCAGACGCTCAAGATGATGGCGCTGTCGAAGACGCTGGTCGAGACCGACGACATCGCGACCAAGCGGGAAGCCTACTACGTCTCCAAGAATTGGGGGGACGCCCGCTTCCTCGAGCAAGAGGAATCCGACACGGTCATGGACGACGTCGAGGCCCTCTTCGAGGTGAACCGCGAGCAGATGGGCTTCGTTCCCGAGGAAAAGGGGGGCGACGTCGCGGGGACCCTCATCGTCGTCGACAAGGACCCGGACACCGGCAAGGCCATTCGAATCGACTGCACGAAGTTCGGGAGCGGCGCCTATTCCATCCCGATCTCGGTCGAGGACCTCAAGTTCGAGACCACGGCGAAATTCATTCTGGTCATCGAGACCGCGGGCATGTTCCAGCGCCTCGTGAAGCACGGCTACTGGAAGAAGGCGAGCTGCATCCTGGTCTCGATGGGGGGCGTTCCGACGCGGGCCTGCCGGCGCTTCATCCGCCGGCTCGCCGACACGCAGAAGATCCCGGTCTACGTGTTCGTGGACGGCGATCCCTACGGCATCAGCAACATCTACCGGACGTTCAAGGTGGGCTCGGGGAACGCGGCGCACATCAACGAATTCTTCTGCGTGCCCCAGGCCCGCTTCCTGGGCATCACGCCGCAGGACATCATCGACTA
The nucleotide sequence above comes from Candidatus Eisenbacteria bacterium. Encoded proteins:
- a CDS encoding DNA topoisomerase VI, with translation MSDTGVVPKIKKEAKGVEEQILKKKKPTLYFPIRSLANVRYLEKEGYFEIKGKKKERTLTVNTVKTFAQTLKMMALSKTLVETDDIATKREAYYVSKNWGDARFLEQEESDTVMDDVEALFEVNREQMGFVPEEKGGDVAGTLIVVDKDPDTGKAIRIDCTKFGSGAYSIPISVEDLKFETTAKFILVIETAGMFQRLVKHGYWKKASCILVSMGGVPTRACRRFIRRLADTQKIPVYVFVDGDPYGISNIYRTFKVGSGNAAHINEFFCVPQARFLGITPQDIIDYKLPTHPLKEVDVKRAKDAIKNDPFFKHHKPWAKAMEQLVTMGVRAEQQALAAHGLNYVVDTYLPEKIAHPDKFLP